The DNA region tattttggcaatactgcttttccaatctcatttgttgttcaatgtaaaatatttgttgctcgacttgcaacaatttatatatatatatatatagtatagtgcctttgcaataatgtaccaatgtgtgtattttcataactcgttttaaattgttgaaaaataaataactacattgtgaatgcaagtcaatgtttacatgctaaatcagagttgccagattctgcttaaaatagcaaattgtgcttattttcaaagcttgagaatttagctttaaagtagttaaaaaactacgaatttcgcaatttgctatgtactttagtgtactattttaaaataaggttggtttttaagctgcaagtcatatgaatctcaaaaaaagtatattattaacaatcttatctccatagttcactagtttctgtaaatcagatctggtaactgtaggccaagtactggaagactcaagacacaatgtgttgaagctattctctttgaagaagtcatctcgacaggatcttccagctccagctataaaacttcaccaaacatggatctacctagtacatcaaatggtaaggaattactaaactgtacaaagttttatgctagaacatttgttacagtcccctgttctatgtgtactccatcacatagtgacggagtatgtgggaataattttgttaacactgtccatttgacatggtggtggtgtatggtgctggtggtgtatggtgctggtggagtatgatgctgatggtgtatgatgctgatggtgtatgatgctgatggtgtatgatgctgatggtgtatgatgctggtgtatggtgctggtggtgtatgatgctggtggtgtatgattctggtggagtatgatgctgatggtgtatgatgctgatggtgtatgatgctgatggtgtatgatgctggtggtgtatggtgctggtggtgtatggtgctggtggtgtatgatgctgctggtgtatggtgctggtggtgtatggtgctggtggtgtatggtgtatgatgctggtggtgtattatgctgatggtgtatgatgctggtgatgtatgatgctgatggtgtatgatgctggtggtgtatgatgctggtggtgtatgatgctggtggtgtatggtgctgttggtgtatgatgctggtggtgtatggtgctggtggtgtttgatggtggtggtgaatctgacactgtcatatatatatatatatatatatatatatatatatatatatatatatatatatatatatatatatttatatatatatatgaggggtaccacctctggtgcaagtgtagggacccatagcctcggagaagaaaataaagagtactcagagaagaccttgtggatcctcactgaacactttcatattttcttctcctaccacccttattcttttggtatgtgtgtatatttatctaactttatttgaaaacgtcattacacaaaaaaagttacaatattgattatatatatatatatatatatatatatatatatatatatatatatatatatatatattatatatatatatataatatatataattttttttcttccaataatatagtattcgcttgaaattaacagcctggtcaatcaggctgttggattcaactcctctcagttttgttatacgagttacagcatggttaatcacatccaaaattaaagttatttccagatgcagtcctaaaatttttaacattgctctcactagtgttaatgtagattatttcataatttaaataatatatttaattactgtagtacattttaacaacaatttaacttataatttttgcagcataggtcatttgaatataagtattttattagaaactatttccttcaggtcttcagggaaaattcttgaggagatgcacaaactgcaaacaatgtgtgcatgtccgaagcaatgtttgcaagttctgccagtgtgacttccgaaacagtagagaattaatgaagaaagaagaggaagcccgttttctacttaaaggcaagaaggctttagaacgaaatacagcaagccgggttctacgaaggattgaaaatcaggtattgaagtttgtctacatctgttgtattcatttgtattcttcttatgctgaacttgcttgataaggtatagaatcaacatgaataatgctgtacagtacttacatactatttgtttatttatttatatacaagttagcacactgggattatgagagtacatagcattgatgtttttacattcttgtaaagccactagcacacatagtgttttgggcaggtccttaatctaacagatagttttaaataggcaatttaaagcttaaatggaaaaaattggctggtacattgtaagaaagtatcacaaagattactatgtacattaaagtaaaatttgagggttatcaacatataaattgtagcataatttgaggaatatttcaaggtataatatagtaagatatgcattcaatataacaatcatgatataaggtgatagcaatgattacaatggaaaagttgtatggtttgtgcacatatattctggcattggatttcataagatacagtgcgagtttaatacactagttaggaaactatcaagaaaaaatttaggtactttttggttttattttttaaaatggcagaagttggacagtttttaaatttgttagcgagtgagttccatagacaaggtccctttatttgcatagagtatttacacagaataactttgactctggggatatcaaagatatttatttctggtattgtgattctattatgggttctattgcacatgcccagctatgcttcaaacatttattttgttgcattttcccagatagtgttattgtttaaatattatttgcttttcagcTAACATATCTGCGTGGCTGTGGGTATGAATCAATCGTTATCTATTACAAGAAAGGACCAGCACGGGTGACACATGGTATCCTACCAAACAACGTAAGACAAGAAGATCTTCACCACTAACTTCTTTTTGTGtaagtagttcacataatatataaatatatcaccacctattattttctctcatatatatatatatatatatatatatatatatatatatatatatatatatatatatacatatgtatatatattatatatatatatatatatacatatgtatatatatatatatatatatatatatatattatataatttcaattcaatcatctctgtcattgatgtatatggcaaaaagtgtgtggcccaatacagcactatgtcttaacgtaatgggtccaagggcccataaggtctcgacagcattaagggccctttagcaaaccagtgtgctggggcccctatgacacccatgacgtctttgtatcatttcaagtttgtacatgtacttcttaagatatgggcaccatacaactgctgcatattctagcttttgtctaaaaaaatcatgaacaatttatttattatttatccatgaatgccagaactaaaccctgtggtactccactcgtgacatttctccagtccaatacattgcctctgattactgccctcatttttctatcagtttgaaattttttaatccatgttagaagcttacctgtcacccctccaatatgttccagtttccagaacaaactcttatgtggaattctgttgaatgcctcttttaggtccagatagatgcagtcaacccaaccatatctttcctgtaaaatttctgcggctcgatcatagtaactgattaaatttgttacacaggatcttccatttcaaaattttttattttttattttcattttttttccagcacgcacaaggaagcttgatgcagataaacttacattatgatcagaaggtgatagcgataatgccttggaaaaaaatcctgacg from Procambarus clarkii isolate CNS0578487 unplaced genomic scaffold, FALCON_Pclarkii_2.0 HiC_scaffold_989, whole genome shotgun sequence includes:
- the LOC138361900 gene encoding uncharacterized protein, whose translation is MDLPSTSNGLQGKFLRRCTNCKQCVHVRSNVCKFCQCDFRNSRELMKKEEEARFLLKGKKALERNTASRVLRRIENQLTYLRGCGYESIVIYYKKGPARVTHGILPNNVRQEDLHH